In Gemmatimonadaceae bacterium, the following proteins share a genomic window:
- the rplM gene encoding 50S ribosomal protein L13, with protein MKTYSATPRDIKHEWHVIDASGMVLGRLATEVARIIRGKHKPMYTPHMDTGDNVIVINASKVKVTGRKAEQKMYFHHTGYMGHERFTPFASVLEKHPERIIEKAVYGMLPKTALGRQTLRRKLRVFANDRHTHSAQQPKVLEFNKTSETK; from the coding sequence ATGAAGACTTACTCCGCCACCCCGCGGGATATCAAGCATGAGTGGCACGTCATCGATGCGAGTGGCATGGTGCTCGGTCGCCTTGCGACTGAGGTCGCCAGGATAATCCGGGGCAAGCATAAGCCGATGTACACTCCCCACATGGATACCGGCGATAACGTCATCGTCATCAACGCCTCGAAGGTCAAGGTCACCGGCCGGAAGGCGGAACAGAAAATGTATTTTCATCACACCGGGTACATGGGGCATGAACGATTCACACCCTTTGCTTCGGTCCTCGAAAAACATCCGGAACGGATAATCGAGAAAGCGGTTTATGGCATGCTGCCGAAGACGGCTCTCGGCCGACAGACCCTTCGCAGAAAGCTCCGGGTATTTGCAAACGACCGGCACACGCATTCCGCCCAGCAACCCAAAGTTCTCGAATTCAACAAGACGAGTGAGACGAAGTAA